DNA sequence from the Raphanus sativus cultivar WK10039 unplaced genomic scaffold, ASM80110v3 Scaffold4273, whole genome shotgun sequence genome:
AGAGTATAACCTAATGAATTCTAGTTTAGATAGAATATACCAAAAAGTTTTGTCTACGTTATATAGACCCGATAGATTTATGTATAACTCTTAGTATCTGATTCTTATACTAAGTAGATGATCAAAATGAGTATTTTGTCTTTAGTTAGAACaagatataaaatatgattcttctattctttaaaaagaaattaaacatataaatagtcACACTTATGTTTtcaatagttttcatattttttatatatttttcaaacttAGTTCactatttgttttattatagaAGGGTATACTATATCCAAAATGAccaaatatatcaaaaaaaacttgagagataaacaaaagttttttttcttttttgccagCAACAAAAGTTGAGAATGTCTTTTCTCCAATAATCCCTTctagttataacttataaccgAAACCCAAACTTTCTGCCTTTATAATTAATCCCCTAACGGGAGGTTAGTTCGTTACATTTGTTATAATATGTAAATTAGATCATTATGGTTACAATATTCCGTTTCTGAAACCTATTTTACATAGTATAAATTGATCTCTGTTCGTTACTTCTATTTCTTTTCCTTGGGAGACAGACATATACAATAATGGATCAAGGAGTGAAACCAGGCTATGAACCAGATCGGATTCCACAATCGGTTTTCGCAACCACAATGACTGCTAAACAAGATTGGAGTACTCAATCTAACGATTTGTTTAGTATTCACATCGGAGATCAAAGTTTCACCAAAATGTATAAATCTGGAGAACTCTCCAATTTTGACTATACTGCTACGTATATtaacaataacaacaacactgataacaaaactaatttgACGGACGCTGGAACCAAAGAGGTCAACATCCTCGAAGCGGAAACCGGACCAGAAACCCCTAATCGAGATTGCCTAACCAATGTTTCTAAACCGGAACAACCTCGACAACGTCAGTTAAGTCCGACCAAGTCTTATCGCTCCGACACAAGTAATAACAGCGCAGCTTCTTTTGCATTTCCCATGTAAGTAGTTATGAATTTAAGCTagtattatatttgttttgtttccaaaTTCATTATGTTTCTGTAGATTACCAGAGTCCCAACAAGATCCAAAGACGGCACTTGAGGTGAAGGATGAAAGTGGTGAAACGGATATATCAAGACCAGACCCGAAGCCCAGCTCTAACTCTGATGATCCCAAACCAGGGGACGGTGGCGGCTGGCTTTCTTGTTTTTCATGTTTCTCAGTGAAAAGTTGAGATTAGTTCTCTTTGTCAAGCCTATTTATTTAGGTCGTAGTTGTCCAAGTTGTCGAAGAGACACGAGACACTAGACAAGATAAATTACTAATTTGATCTTATGTCACACAATTTAGACATATACTATGTAATCGTAATGTGTGGACTCTGGATGGAAGCAAAAAAAACTgttgtttgttttcttataaacaGTTTTATCAGGGCTTATTTACGGACTAGTCATATTTCAACAATAATTTAGGTAAATGTTATTGATTTTGATATAATGTAGTTTTTAACATTTATGCCACAAAGTATTTGATTTTATCCTTTATTTTTACAGGTATCAGGTAAATGTgatcaataaaatataagatcaagaaaaattgaaaactattccaaatgaaagaaggagaaacCATTTACGTATAATTTTATTAACACATACATATGCACCAATTGTTCTATTCCATATCACAAAAGtggtataaaattataattccACCTACAATccctaaatattaaacaatatcCTAACCTCAATCCGTAGATACTAAACCTTATCATAATCagtaaatcttaaacccaaatttaaactataaacccaaaaccaaaatataatgaAACAAATAAATAGCATATTATATAGAGAGATTTACCATTTGGGTCATTTTTGAGTTTATTCACCACAATCAGTCATTTTAGTATACTGAGACACTTTTTTAGTGGTGAAATACAACTCTGCCCTCTAATATTATggaacataaattatttttttttgaacttttacaCTGCTTTTCAGCCATATACTCTCTTATCTCTTTGCACAGTAACCAACGTATAACTTTGCTGAGAAAAGTTAAAAAGCTTTGTGCCGGAGGTAAAGTGATTCGATGACGGAGACGGTGGGCTAATATGACATCACCCCGGAAGAGTTGACGGTGACCACCTTCTTTTTCTTCAGTGCCGAGTTGGAATCCcgaaaattattagaaaatggAGTTTTGGTTATAAATTATGATTgttaaaaatcagaaattattagaaaaattttgttttgtttgtctttTGATTATAAACGGTTAATCTATATAAAACTTGTAAGTTTTAGAGGTGAAAATCAATGGACTCCGATATGAGTTGCAAAAAAAGTGGAAAGCCTGAAGAAGACGAGTTTATTACAAAACTGCCACTccgtaaaaaaatattgtatgtaCATTATCTcaaatgtacatgtgtacacatcCGTTTagtgtacatatgtacattaattttatacatgtgCATTTTATCTATGTAGTGTACATTTGTACACATGCATTTTATCTATGTAGTCTACATGTGTTCGTGTATATATATGAAGAAGAGAAAGTCTCTATGTACATTGTGTAAACACTGTCTGTAATGTGTTAACATTAGAATGAGTTCCAGAAATTGTAAGGTttggtttttagataaaaaataaaaacaaaaaacaaaaaatgttctTTTAAAAAGATGTGTGCACAAGTAATTTAGGTGTACAATACAAATTAGATGTACACATGTACTGTCTGAATATAATGTACATATGAATGGTAAATCTGGgtgacaatttttttaaaacctgCAAATATGATATTGTACATGTATAAAGCATTCATATACACATAACATCTAAAagctttcagaaaaaaagaaaaccagaaCAAAGCACAAGAGATAAGACGTGGTATCAACATGGACACGGTGGTTTGGAGTGTCCGAATAAGTTTGCAGCGGGAACAAGACCACCTAGTTTCCCGGATGATTTCCATAGCATTTCATGCACATCAGTTACACAAAATGAATATCTTTATTAAGATACAACCTGTAAATGAGAGATTTGTAAGGCCtgcaaaaaaatacaaatttgttAAACGACGTAGAAATCGAAAACCCCAACAACATCTCTAACCTCTGATTCAATAAAGAGAGAGACGAATTACAAacctaaaaatcaaaatcaatatttaaaaaccaaatcaaaaaccTAATCCCTTCTTTCTTTAGCTGCGAAAAGAAAATTCCAGATCAACAATCCTAACTACTCAATTCTTTTGGTCGCCGCCGTGAGAAGCGAGGCCATGAACCAGTAGACCGTTTGAGCTCTGGATCTGGGCCAAAAAGGAGAATCTTGGCGGAGGTAGACTCAATATCTCAGAGGATCCACTATTGCAATAATTATTGGGGGGGGGAGCAGAGGATGGTACATGAAGACAAAGACATATGCTCTGGTAAGTTCGATGGTGGAGgtaaaagaagaagacgatgcTTTAACAGAGAGCAGAAAGAGaaatacatattaaatttattagaataattataatttcaacTAAAAGAATAAAGCAAACAAGGGAAAACTTAAGGAGAGGACATGTTGGTAATTCTATATGTTGAACATTAGATAAAGTGTATGCAAAAGTGTGGTAGGAGTAAGAAGTGACCTAGAGTGTTATTGTAAACTCAAAATGTGATTCACAATGTAATTGTTTCTATTATATATTGGTGAAATTATGAAACGTCTATAATTGCATGGAAGAAGTTAGTGCTGGCTCCAACCATACCCCCTTCACCTTCTAAATATTAAACCGGAAACTCTAATAGCTAAATCGTTACCCaaatatactctaaacccaaatataatgaaactaaataaataacatagtacatattggtgaaattatgaaatttttatgaTGAGAGAGTTACGCTAAGAGACactttgtctttttttgtttcactAAAGGACACATTGTTAATTCAACACACTTTCCTTTGCCACATGTAATTTTCTGGACGAAAATAGCCCTAATGAAGTGGTGTGTTTGATTTAAGGAAACAATCAAACCATTTGCCTTTTTGTGACTAGGTTTCTTTACATTTACCATAAATGAgtcgaaattcaaaataaaaagcaaTAAATGAGTAGGTATATGGGGTGAAGAGAATAATTGTGGGATGTTGGATGTAAGGCAAAGTAAAAGATCTAATGGTTAGGGGAAGTCTACGATGGTTTTCGGTGGATGGTGCAATTAATAGAGGAGAGAGTAAGCAGGCAAGAGTTTCcgttcaaaaaaagaaacactcaTCTCCTTTTCTCCTAGAAAAACTTGAAGTGTTGAGAGATAAGGCAAGCATTTTGTGGTTTCTTTTGGGAACTTTTTTGCGAAGGTAGCAGCTTATGTTggtatttattgtttttaagttTGGTTTTTCTTCTGTTATAGGTGGAACTAATGGTTAGGTTATTTTCGTGGATAAACGCAGATGGATGAGACGCAAGTTATCCTCACAGAGTACTCTTTCTCCCTCGACTTCTTCTCGGTCTAGAAATCAAACTCCGACATCAGAGTTTAGAGAAATTGAACCCTAATCTTCTCGATCCGATTTGTCCCTAATCCCTTAATCTTCCTTTCGATATCATCTTCGATCTCGATTCTCTCTACCGCCACCTGTTCTTTTCTCCCGCCGTTGTTTTACAGACAATCTCATACATGGAAAGTTAGTTTCCAATTCCAAAAGACTCTACTTGACTCTATTTTGTCTTCTCGATATGCGGTGAAGGTGGAGGACATGGTTACTTaaagaggtggtggtggatacAGTGGAGGTGGAAGACGTGAGAGTGGGGGATATGGAGGTGGAGGTGGCTGTGGATACATGAGTAGAGGTTGTGGTGGTTATGGATACAGGGGTAGTGGATACAGAAGTTGTGGATACAAAGGTTGATACGGAGGTGGTGGCTGTGATGGTGCTGGATACCGTAGTGGAGTTTGTGGTGGTTATGGATACGAAGATAAAAGATACGTACAGAGGTTGTGGATACAGAGGTTGATACATAAACATGATTGAATTGTAGTGATAAAACCATTACAAATAGCTCAACGATTCTGCAAACAGAAGCTCGAAACCATCCATAAGAACATCAAAATTCAAtctttatatacatatgttaCATATTTGATTCATGAGAACAACCAAAAGCTCAAATCATGCTAAGTAATTAAATAACCTAAATCCAAATCTGAACAaacttgaaaatataatcaGTTCGTAATGAATGTCACTCCTTCTTCATGGATCATGAACTCGAGACCCTCCATGCTTAGTCATGATTAGGGTTCGAGGGATGTATTTAGCAGACCCACGAGGCAGAAAGTATCTCTCTGCGATACTTTCTAAAACTGAAGATTTTCTGGAACTCTGATTCATAACACCAAAGCAAATCAGAAACTCATGTGTTGTTTGCAATCCACAGGCTGTTGTCCATGTATCTTATGTCCACCACTATCCTAACCACTGATCTCCTATCCATGAAACTCACATCCATCCATCTTCTATACATCGAAACTCATCTTCTACCAGTCTCCAATCCACACAACTCCGATTGATCCATCTCCAATCCACTAAATGCCCATCCACAAGACCGCAAGATGTCTCCATACACATCAAAACTCATCTTCTACTAGTCTCCATTCATCTATTTTCTACAAATTGAAACTCATGTGTTGTTTGCAATCCACAGGTTGTTGTCCATGTATCTAATGTCCACCACTATCCTAtccactgatctcatgtccacgAAACTCATATCCATCCATATTCTACACATCGAAACTCATCTTCGGCGGGGAACAGAGTCTTCGGCGGTGGAGAGAACACCAATCCGGGAAACGACGAAAGGGAGACTTCTTGGTTAGTGCCGATTATATGTTAGGCCTAGAGTATATGTTAGGCTAGGATGTTAGGCCTAGAGTATATGTTCAACCTCTTGGCTGGAAATCTGTCGGTTGCGAAAAGCCTAACAGGGAGGCGGTGGTCTGCTCCGTCATCTGTCGGTTTAATAGGGGTTAGACAACATTATCCAGGTTACTCTCAAGAACATAAACAAAGAGTAAGGTCAATCGGAGTGGACGGAATAACGGAAACTAACCTTCCATGACGGCGGAGTCAGCGGGGTCTACGGCGGAGTAAGCGGGGTCTACGGCGGAGTCTT
Encoded proteins:
- the LOC130507287 gene encoding uncharacterized protein LOC130507287; the encoded protein is MDQGVKPGYEPDRIPQSVFATTMTAKQDWSTQSNDLFSIHIGDQSFTKMYKSGELSNFDYTATYINNNNNTDNKTNLTDAGTKEVNILEAETGPETPNRDCLTNVSKPEQPRQRQLSPTKSYRSDTSNNSAASFAFPILPESQQDPKTALEVKDESGETDISRPDPKPSSNSDDPKPGDGGGWLSCFSCFSVKS